In Myxococcales bacterium, a single genomic region encodes these proteins:
- a CDS encoding glutamate--cysteine ligase: protein MEKPAIDALTFAPIPYEGPRGVAAILAALEKHGWLAERETEGGPIIALTRGRASVTLEPGGQLELSGAPYRTVHEVADELEAHQRELAPIVKGLGLELLGLGFHPFATRAELPWVPKKRYAIMRDYLPTRGGRGLDMMLRTSTVQANLDFSSERDAMRKMRVLLALAPLVTALFANSPFVEGRRGEALSERGAVWLDVDPDRTGLLPRLFLPDASYTDYVEWALDVPMFLIKRGHEYLRNTGQTFRQFWKDGMGEHHATQADWRLHINTLFPEVRLKHTIELRSADSQSLALAPALAALAVGLVYDPRALDELEATLGDVTHDEVAALRREVYRLGLRSTFRGAPLQKLAEAVVTIADRGLERRAFADAQGKDERRHLDPLRALVLAGKTPAEALLARMDPAKDFRAEVVRVSALSTSSGS from the coding sequence ATGGAGAAGCCCGCCATCGACGCGCTCACGTTTGCGCCGATCCCCTACGAGGGGCCGCGCGGCGTGGCCGCCATCTTGGCTGCGCTGGAGAAGCACGGTTGGCTCGCCGAGCGCGAGACGGAAGGGGGCCCGATCATCGCGCTGACGCGGGGCCGGGCCTCGGTAACCCTCGAGCCCGGCGGACAGCTAGAGCTGAGCGGCGCGCCGTACCGAACCGTGCACGAGGTGGCCGACGAGCTCGAGGCGCATCAACGGGAGCTCGCCCCCATCGTCAAAGGTCTCGGCCTCGAGCTCCTGGGATTGGGCTTCCACCCCTTCGCGACGCGCGCCGAGCTCCCTTGGGTCCCGAAGAAACGCTACGCGATCATGCGCGACTACCTGCCGACGCGCGGCGGACGCGGCCTCGACATGATGCTGCGCACCTCGACGGTGCAGGCCAATCTCGACTTCTCGAGCGAACGCGACGCCATGCGAAAAATGCGGGTGCTCCTCGCGCTCGCTCCGCTCGTCACGGCGCTCTTCGCTAACAGCCCGTTTGTCGAAGGCCGGCGCGGCGAAGCGCTCTCAGAACGTGGCGCTGTTTGGCTCGACGTCGATCCTGATCGCACGGGCCTCTTGCCGCGACTCTTTCTGCCTGATGCCAGCTACACCGACTACGTCGAGTGGGCCCTCGACGTGCCCATGTTCCTGATCAAGCGCGGCCACGAATACCTGCGCAACACGGGGCAGACGTTCCGGCAGTTCTGGAAAGATGGCATGGGCGAGCACCACGCCACGCAGGCCGATTGGCGGCTGCACATAAACACGCTCTTCCCCGAGGTTCGCCTGAAGCACACGATCGAGCTCCGCTCGGCCGATTCGCAGAGCCTCGCGCTCGCCCCTGCGCTCGCGGCCTTGGCCGTTGGCCTCGTCTACGACCCGCGCGCGCTCGACGAACTGGAAGCGACGCTCGGCGACGTTACGCATGACGAGGTCGCGGCGTTGCGGCGAGAGGTCTATCGATTGGGGCTCCGGTCTACGTTCCGCGGCGCGCCGCTCCAGAAGCTTGCGGAGGCCGTGGTAACGATCGCCGACCGCGGCCTTGAGCGCCGCGCCTTCGCCGACGCGCAGGGCAAAGACGAGCGGCGCCACCTCGACCCTCTCCGTGCGCTTGTCCTCGCTGGCAAGACCCCGGCGGAGGCGCTGCTCGCGCGCATGGACCCGGCGAAAGACTTCCGTGCCGAGGTCGTCCGCGTCTCGGCGCTTTCGACTAGCTCGGGATCTTGA
- a CDS encoding DUF58 domain-containing protein produces MGLLESLGLRARRSQGDDAGEELFDDEFQRKLDYLALVSRRAFAGRLRAERRTKKTGSGVEFADHREYQPGDDIRYLDWSVFQRFDKLLLRLYEEEEDLAIYFILDASVSMAFKEGGGLGRKLPYGKRITAALAYVALANLDRVEVVTTSDRVVSRMPETRGKARIFKIFRYLRQQTATGTTNLEDALRAFVAQHKRRGIVVLVSDLYDPAGFERGINVLRYAKFEPFVVHVVDPADAHPKLQGDVLVYDCETGDEREVTVTSAVLERYAKAYEGYLADVERFAATKQVPYVRADVTVPFDEMVLRVFRRGGFLR; encoded by the coding sequence TTGGGGCTGCTTGAAAGCCTAGGGCTGCGCGCCCGCCGCTCCCAAGGTGACGACGCCGGTGAGGAGCTCTTCGACGACGAGTTTCAGCGGAAGCTGGACTACCTCGCGCTCGTGAGCCGCCGCGCCTTTGCGGGGCGCCTTCGCGCCGAGCGGCGCACGAAGAAGACCGGCAGCGGCGTCGAGTTCGCCGACCATCGCGAGTACCAACCCGGCGACGACATTCGGTACCTCGATTGGAGCGTCTTTCAGCGCTTCGACAAGCTGCTCTTGCGGCTCTACGAAGAGGAAGAGGATCTCGCCATCTACTTCATCCTCGATGCGAGCGTGTCGATGGCCTTCAAAGAAGGCGGCGGCCTCGGTCGAAAGCTCCCCTACGGAAAGCGGATCACCGCGGCGCTCGCCTATGTGGCCTTGGCCAACCTCGATCGCGTCGAGGTGGTAACGACCAGCGACCGCGTCGTGTCGCGCATGCCGGAGACCCGCGGCAAGGCGCGCATCTTCAAAATCTTTCGCTACCTGCGCCAGCAAACGGCCACGGGAACGACGAACCTCGAGGACGCGCTCCGCGCCTTCGTCGCGCAACACAAGCGCCGCGGCATCGTGGTCCTCGTAAGCGACCTGTACGATCCGGCCGGCTTCGAGCGCGGCATCAACGTCCTTCGCTACGCGAAGTTCGAGCCCTTCGTGGTTCATGTCGTCGACCCGGCCGATGCTCATCCGAAGCTTCAGGGCGACGTGCTCGTCTACGACTGCGAGACTGGCGATGAACGCGAAGTCACCGTCACCTCGGCGGTCTTGGAACGCTACGCAAAGGCCTACGAAGGGTACCTGGCCGATGTCGAACGTTTCGCGGCGACCAAGCAGGTCCCCTACGTGCGCGCTGACGTGACCGTGCCCTTCGACGAGATGGTCCTGCGCGTCTTTCGTCGCGGAGGGTTCTTGCGGTGA
- a CDS encoding VWA domain-containing protein — protein MNKVKRFVLPAAALVLFAILAHVYLRYVIGAGPTLRFERGGETYELLAPRMLGLLLLAPYFLWVLGRSLADLPLAQRVLSIVLRIAFVALLAFGLARLARTGSTQKVSTVFLVDVSDSVPDLALDDAREAIQKAILEKPKDATFRVVTFARRPRLVAIDEGSTVVPPLTRHDPVTSPGAPPTVDGGAAGAPSAPTRAGLGAASDLAAALQLAYGLYPEGTLRRAVLFSDGVQTDGDILAEASRAAGFGVRLFTVPYQRPVPGEVAIRELRGPDKIKVGEAFDVRASVFSSRPQKVKATLRQGEAINGLDGVRTVDLPAGVSEVSFKSVVRVSGEVTYALELTDIAEDRFRENNRSSVTVSVPGRPTVLYVEGNQARASYLQSALSAQDFDVDVRGPREIPQSLRELERYDFVILSDAPADAVSMTQQEAIEGYVRDLGGGFLFAGGEAGYGLGGWYRTTIERMLPVRMDSEKKRDEPGVAMVLAIDRSGSMTGIKIEMAKAAAKATADTLSGEDLLEVIAFDSAPTRVVRMTPAKHRARIQNDIARIQPGGGTEIFPALDAAYTELRVTRARKKHVILLTDGQAPSAGIRDLVQAMVAEGVTVSSVGLGAEIDENLLRMVSDVGGGRFYKVLDPQSLPRVFTRETEMISRSAAVEEYFQPRVVQSADFLRGIDVRAAPYLHGYVATKMKPPPAQEVLQSELGEPILARWRVGLGWSVAWTSDVKNLWAVEWLKWPQYGQFWGQLVREHMRQKRGRVLDMRAEIDPATGHVRAAIDAVGVDDRFQNGLDAKLELKSERGGEVRRPPMRQTAPGRYEADFPLDRYGSFSLRATLEKVVDDGKGARSVVVAESYGHVSNPYPREYLALEADKATLARAAEATGGALSAPVARWFDAAGERIKFSEQLWSRFVLLAVLVFVLDLFVRRVRLFDRKKVARPSFGRASARG, from the coding sequence ATGAACAAGGTGAAGCGCTTTGTCCTGCCGGCGGCGGCGCTGGTCCTGTTTGCGATCCTGGCGCATGTGTACCTGCGGTACGTCATCGGCGCGGGGCCAACGCTTCGCTTCGAGCGCGGCGGCGAGACCTACGAGCTCTTGGCGCCTCGCATGCTCGGGCTCTTGCTCCTGGCACCCTACTTCTTGTGGGTGCTCGGCCGGTCGCTCGCGGATTTGCCGCTCGCGCAGCGCGTCCTCTCCATCGTGCTCCGTATCGCGTTTGTGGCGCTCCTAGCCTTCGGCCTGGCGCGGCTCGCGCGCACCGGCAGCACGCAGAAGGTGAGCACCGTCTTCCTCGTCGACGTCTCGGACTCGGTGCCCGACCTCGCCCTCGACGACGCGCGTGAAGCGATCCAGAAGGCCATCCTCGAGAAGCCCAAAGACGCGACGTTTCGCGTCGTCACGTTCGCGCGGCGCCCGCGCCTCGTGGCCATCGACGAAGGCAGCACGGTGGTGCCGCCGCTGACGAGGCACGACCCCGTCACATCGCCCGGCGCCCCGCCAACCGTCGATGGCGGCGCGGCGGGAGCACCGAGCGCGCCGACGCGCGCGGGCCTCGGCGCCGCCTCGGACTTGGCGGCGGCCCTGCAGCTCGCCTACGGCCTCTATCCGGAGGGAACGCTGCGGCGCGCCGTGCTGTTCTCCGACGGCGTCCAAACCGACGGCGACATTCTCGCCGAAGCGAGCCGCGCCGCTGGTTTCGGCGTCCGCCTCTTCACGGTTCCATACCAGCGGCCGGTGCCTGGCGAAGTCGCCATTCGTGAGCTGCGCGGTCCCGACAAGATCAAGGTCGGTGAGGCCTTCGACGTGCGGGCGAGCGTCTTTTCAAGCCGCCCCCAGAAGGTGAAGGCCACGCTGCGGCAGGGCGAGGCCATCAACGGCCTCGACGGCGTTCGCACCGTCGACCTGCCCGCCGGCGTGAGCGAGGTCTCCTTCAAGAGCGTCGTGCGTGTCTCCGGCGAAGTGACCTACGCGCTCGAGCTGACGGACATTGCGGAGGATCGCTTCCGCGAGAACAACCGCTCCTCCGTCACGGTCTCGGTGCCGGGGCGACCCACAGTGCTCTACGTCGAGGGCAACCAAGCCCGCGCGAGCTACCTGCAAAGCGCCCTTTCGGCGCAGGACTTCGACGTCGACGTTCGTGGGCCCCGGGAGATCCCGCAGAGCTTGCGCGAGCTCGAGCGCTACGATTTCGTCATTCTCTCCGACGCGCCTGCCGACGCCGTCTCGATGACGCAGCAGGAGGCCATCGAGGGCTACGTCCGCGATCTCGGCGGCGGGTTTCTCTTCGCCGGCGGCGAGGCCGGTTATGGGCTCGGCGGCTGGTACCGAACGACCATCGAACGGATGTTGCCGGTCCGCATGGACTCGGAAAAAAAGCGGGACGAGCCGGGGGTGGCGATGGTCCTAGCCATCGACCGCTCGGGCTCCATGACGGGCATCAAGATCGAGATGGCCAAAGCTGCCGCGAAGGCGACGGCCGACACGCTGTCCGGCGAAGACCTCTTGGAGGTCATCGCTTTCGATTCGGCCCCGACGCGCGTCGTGCGCATGACGCCGGCGAAACACCGCGCCCGTATCCAGAACGACATCGCCCGCATTCAGCCCGGCGGCGGCACGGAGATCTTCCCCGCGCTCGACGCGGCGTACACGGAGCTACGCGTGACGCGGGCCCGGAAGAAGCACGTGATCCTCCTCACCGACGGGCAAGCGCCGTCGGCGGGCATTCGCGATCTCGTTCAGGCGATGGTGGCTGAGGGCGTCACCGTTAGCTCCGTGGGGCTCGGCGCTGAAATTGACGAGAACCTCCTTCGCATGGTCTCCGATGTCGGCGGCGGACGTTTCTACAAAGTCCTGGACCCGCAGTCGCTGCCTCGCGTCTTCACGCGAGAGACCGAGATGATCAGCCGCTCAGCGGCCGTGGAGGAGTACTTCCAGCCGCGCGTCGTCCAGAGCGCGGACTTTCTCCGAGGCATCGACGTGCGCGCCGCGCCTTACTTGCACGGCTACGTCGCCACCAAAATGAAGCCTCCGCCGGCGCAAGAGGTTCTCCAGTCGGAGCTCGGCGAGCCGATCCTTGCCAGGTGGCGCGTCGGCCTCGGATGGTCCGTCGCGTGGACCAGCGACGTGAAGAATCTTTGGGCCGTCGAGTGGCTCAAGTGGCCACAATACGGGCAGTTTTGGGGACAACTCGTGCGTGAGCACATGCGCCAGAAGCGGGGCAGGGTCCTCGACATGCGCGCCGAGATCGACCCGGCGACGGGCCACGTGCGCGCCGCCATCGACGCCGTCGGCGTTGACGATCGCTTTCAAAACGGTCTCGACGCGAAGCTCGAGCTCAAGTCGGAGCGCGGCGGCGAGGTGCGGCGGCCCCCGATGCGGCAGACGGCGCCCGGTCGCTACGAGGCGGACTTTCCCCTCGATCGCTACGGTTCGTTCTCGCTCCGGGCCACGCTGGAGAAGGTTGTGGACGACGGCAAGGGCGCGCGCTCGGTGGTTGTCGCGGAGAGCTACGGGCACGTGTCCAACCCGTACCCGCGCGAATACCTAGCGCTGGAGGCCGACAAGGCGACCTTGGCGCGAGCGGCCGAGGCCACCGGCGGCGCGCTGAGCGCCCCCGTGGCGCGCTGGTTCGATGCGGCGGGCGAGCGAATCAAATTCAGCGAGCAGCTTTGGTCGCGATTCGTCCTCTTGGCGGTCCTGGTCTTCGTCCTCGATCTCTTCGTTCGACGCGTGCGGCTCTTCGACCGAAAGAAGGTCGCACGGCCGTCGTTTGGGCGAGCGTCGGCGCGGGGCTGA
- a CDS encoding VWA domain-containing protein, with translation MTLAGLPLAQLLAIFGAAAALVTVFYILKLRRRAVAVPFSPLWNRILRDKEATSLFSKLKRLLSLLLQLALLVLLVLALGDPRAAASLVKGRNLVVLVDASASMQATDVSGTRLGSAKDEVRKMIRGLGGADRMLIAQMDAVTTALVPMSGDTAELERSLDRISATDTRVDFARALRFATDAVRGLERSEIVVVSDGNVGEAADASGAVRLGDAKLVYVPVGRGKRNVAITQFSVRRYPLDKSRYEVMLEVTNTSDTPEDVELSLFGDGVLVDLSKLRLAPGERLPRFYPNLSGASRALEARLGLVGGGHDDLPADDRAYALLPERRRAKVLVVSDGNTYLEAALLLDEYLDVTQVKPKDYAHAASSTYDVAIFDGATPAELPKAHALYLDPRGSGSPVKVGPEIDWPAFDKVDGKHPVARFLALESVGIRRAHRLTLGPGDRALGAVAGAPVLASGVRGGFKFVALGFDVRESDLPLRVAWPLFLVNTINWFTDEDASYLSSFRTGEVWRITAQGEGAATLTMPEGEHKQVPIHEGRAVFLGTRAGFYELESGGGAKTSFAANLLDVTESTIAPAPELVVDGQRAAALAGFQLGVRREIWVYLLILAVLLTALEWATYHRRLTV, from the coding sequence GTGACCCTCGCTGGCCTGCCACTCGCGCAGCTCCTCGCCATCTTTGGCGCAGCGGCGGCGCTCGTTACCGTCTTCTACATCCTGAAGCTGCGGCGCCGCGCCGTGGCGGTGCCCTTCTCGCCGCTGTGGAACCGCATCCTTCGCGACAAGGAGGCCACGAGCCTCTTCTCCAAGCTCAAGCGCCTCCTGTCGTTGCTCCTGCAGCTCGCACTCCTGGTTCTCTTGGTGCTCGCGCTGGGCGATCCGCGCGCCGCCGCGTCGCTCGTGAAAGGTCGCAACCTCGTCGTGCTGGTCGACGCAAGCGCGTCGATGCAAGCCACGGACGTTTCGGGTACGCGTCTGGGCTCCGCCAAGGACGAGGTGCGGAAGATGATCCGTGGCCTCGGCGGCGCGGACCGCATGCTCATCGCGCAAATGGACGCGGTCACGACGGCGCTCGTCCCCATGAGCGGCGACACAGCGGAGCTGGAGCGCTCCTTGGATCGCATCAGCGCGACCGACACGCGCGTCGACTTCGCGCGGGCGCTGCGCTTCGCGACCGACGCGGTACGAGGCTTGGAGCGCTCGGAGATCGTCGTGGTCTCCGATGGCAACGTCGGCGAGGCCGCCGACGCGTCCGGCGCCGTGCGCCTCGGCGACGCCAAGCTCGTCTATGTTCCCGTCGGTCGCGGCAAGCGAAACGTCGCCATCACGCAGTTCTCGGTGCGCCGCTATCCGCTCGACAAAAGTCGGTACGAGGTGATGCTCGAGGTGACCAACACGTCAGACACCCCGGAGGACGTCGAACTCTCGCTCTTTGGCGATGGCGTCTTGGTGGACCTCAGCAAGCTTCGCCTGGCTCCCGGCGAGCGCCTGCCGCGCTTCTATCCGAACTTGTCGGGGGCGAGTCGCGCCCTCGAGGCGCGCCTCGGTCTCGTAGGCGGCGGCCACGACGACCTCCCGGCCGACGACCGCGCCTACGCGCTCTTGCCGGAGCGGCGTCGCGCCAAGGTGCTCGTCGTGAGTGACGGCAACACCTACCTCGAGGCGGCGCTCCTCCTCGATGAGTACCTCGACGTCACGCAGGTGAAGCCGAAGGACTACGCGCACGCGGCGTCATCGACCTACGACGTCGCCATCTTCGACGGAGCGACGCCGGCCGAGCTGCCCAAGGCTCACGCGCTCTACCTAGACCCGCGCGGGAGCGGCTCGCCGGTGAAGGTCGGTCCCGAGATCGATTGGCCCGCCTTCGACAAGGTCGACGGCAAGCACCCCGTGGCTCGCTTCCTCGCGCTCGAGTCGGTTGGCATTCGGCGTGCGCATCGTCTGACGCTGGGACCAGGGGATCGCGCCCTCGGTGCCGTGGCTGGGGCGCCGGTTTTGGCCTCCGGCGTCCGCGGTGGGTTCAAGTTCGTGGCCCTCGGCTTTGACGTTCGCGAGAGCGACTTGCCGCTGCGCGTCGCCTGGCCGCTCTTCCTCGTGAACACCATCAACTGGTTCACCGATGAGGACGCGAGCTACCTCTCAAGTTTCCGGACCGGCGAAGTCTGGCGCATCACCGCGCAAGGCGAAGGGGCGGCGACGCTCACGATGCCCGAGGGCGAGCACAAGCAAGTCCCCATTCACGAGGGGCGCGCCGTCTTTCTTGGGACGCGCGCCGGCTTCTACGAGCTCGAGAGCGGCGGCGGCGCCAAGACGAGCTTCGCGGCGAATCTCCTCGACGTGACGGAGAGCACCATCGCGCCGGCGCCGGAGCTGGTCGTCGACGGGCAGCGCGCGGCGGCGCTGGCTGGCTTTCAGCTCGGCGTGCGTCGCGAGATCTGGGTCTACCTGCTCATCCTCGCGGTGCTCCTGACCGCGCTCGAGTGGGCTACCTACCACCGGAGGCTCACCGTATGA